From Schistocerca cancellata isolate TAMUIC-IGC-003103 chromosome 10, iqSchCanc2.1, whole genome shotgun sequence:
AGAATCCATAATAGTTCTCATCCGTCAGGCAGttcttatattttttttaaatttttgtagtgcATCATCTGGTACACTCGTGCAGAAAGGAGCCTGTTGAAGAACACAGGACAGATACTGTAGTTCATTCCTGTGGTGTGACTGAGATCATTAGTCTGCAGAATATGCTATGTTCTGTCAAATTCAAATTTATAGCGgcataaataatatataaaatcGGGGGAAGATGActactctggagtattgctttAGCACTACTCGGTACTGACTTTCGATCGTTCATTCTGTACACTTCTTTGGACTGAACAGCACTGAAGCAGAACTGATTAATTTCTCTAGTACCTCAGGGACCAGTTCAGGAACCAAATTTTCAAACATGCGTCTTTGGAGATCTGTTACAAAATCGATTACATCAAAAGAGAGTTCGTAAGGTAGCCGTGTACATCATATATTCTCATCATTTTTCTGAACTTTAGTCTTTTCTACACTCGCTACATTCAAGAGGGCGCATTTTCTTTTTACATTCGGTAATCGGTTGCGACGCTTGTCTGAAAAAGCAACTAAGATTACAGTGTGTCTTAAATTCAATTAttataactcctcttgtaaatttctCTATCGCTGCAGCATTGAAACTTGAGGAAGATTAAAATGTGCGAATTATTTTGAGAAGGCAAGTTTGTTACATCTGTGCCATCTTTCGCTACTAAGTAGTCAGTCTTTTATGTTTTCCCAATACCCCACATTTCTTCCTCAGTCTTCCATAGTTGCTTGAACTTTCATACTCTAATCCCACTTTGCTCACTagtttcttgctgcattaatatTTTTCAGCATCAGTCATTAGGTATTCTTTTAAAGTGTCTAAACCAACTAAACCACAACATACCAATTATTTTTTGATATCACCTCAAGTTCTCATTCTGTCTCTCATTTATTCATTTACTGTTCAAACCCTTCTTCTTATTACAAATTCGCACTTCCACTATTCCATTTCACCGCTGATTATTTTCTTTACCTGATTTTGTCACATTCCTTATATTTTTCAACTATTGTTCTGCATAATAGTCTCTTCGTATTGATTACTCCACAGGATGCCCCTTATTTCCTTTATGAATTGGACAAATATCTTGAAATGTCATTTGTAAAATCACtattttctaaaaatttatttattcattacagCCTCTTCCTTGATAACAACAGTGATCTGTTACAGAACAAATTCCATTTATGTAAATTATGAAGACGATTAATGTTTAGAGAGCTGATTACCTACACTATTCTCATGAAGTTCCTCCATGGCATTTCTGTCCACTCAGTCGGAAAAAAGTACTTGTTTTAGTCTACAGtcgcatttttaatatttttgtttacagCATTCCTACCGATTTTGACACACAAAAGCGTCGTCACGAGATTTGCTGGCACACAGTCAGCATTCTTGCATCCCTAAAAATTCCTAAGCCAAACTGAACATAAAGGGAATTTTGAGCTCCGCAAGATAGAGGAATGTTTGCCCTTACGGCACTTGTACATTGTAATTACATGTTTGTATGgtcccaaaatatttcattgattttCTGATGCATTTAGGCCACTCATCATACAGAGGAGGAAATGAAACAGGCTGATGTGAAGTATATTGTCAATACATGTCGTGACATGATAGTTTATTTGTGATTTGTACAGACCACAGTGTGGAATATCTTTTAACAAACTATGGCTctgagctcaaatggctctgaggactattggacttaacggatgaggtcatcagttccttagaacttagaactactttaacctaatgaacctaaggacatcacacacatccatgcccgaggcaggattcgaacctgcgaccgtagcggtcgcgcggtgccagactgaagcgcttagaaccgcttggccactgagACCGGCGACTATGTGACATCCTTTTAACATCAGCAATGGTTTAAATGCCAATAAAATTTTTTCACACAGACAAACATATTATTAAAATTCGAATGTGCAACTATGACACCTGCACCTGAGTCTGCGTTCTTGCAGTGTATTTTTAAAGGAGTGTTTGTCTGTTCGACAGGTATGCCTCGCGGCTGTGCTTCTGGCATCAGCCACAGCTGAGGATGCTGCAGGAAAGGGGGCAGAGGCCACCAAGAAGGACAAGCGTGGCATTCTCTACGGAGGGTACGGCCTGGGGGGTGGTCTAGGAGGCGCTAGCCTCGGGAGCTACGGAGGAAGCCTCGGAGGCAGTTACGGTGGCAGCTACGGAGGCGGCTACGGCGGCGGCTACGGCGGCGGCTACGGAGGCGGCTACGGAGGCGGCTACGGAGGCGGCTACGGCGGCGGCTACGGATATGGTGGAGGCTACGGATACGGTGGAGGCATCGGCCTGGGCTCCGGCGGAATTGGTCTGGGCAGTGGCTTAGGCGGTGGCCTCGGAGGAGGTCTCGGCGGTGGTCTCGGCGGTGGTCTCGGAGGTGGTCTCGGAGGTGGTTTCGGAGGAGGTGCCGGCATCGGCCTCGGCGGAGGCGTCGGGGCTGTAGCCATCGCTCCGACCAGGACCGTCGTCCAGACGGTGACCGTCCCGGAACCTCAGCCCGTCCCCGTCCCGGTGGAGCGCCCCGTCCCGGTTCCTCAGCCCGTCCCCGTCCCCGTCAGTCGCCCCGTGCCTGTCCCGGCGCCTTACCCAGTCCGTGTGCCCCACCCTGTGCCTGTTCCAGTCCCAAGACCTGTTCCAGTTCCAGTGAGTCGCCCTGTCCCCGTGCCCGTTTCCCGTCCAGTCCCAGTTCCAGTCCCACAGCCGTACCCCGTGCGAGTTCCCCACCCTGTCCCGGTGGCCGTTCCCCAGCCTTACCCCGTAACTGTGCCTGAACCCCGCCCCGTAGCTGTGCCCGTTCCAGTCTCCAGCGGAATCTCCTCCGTCGGCATCGGCGGCGGAATCGGTGCCGGTGGCATCGGTGGAGGAGCCGCACTCATCAGCTCCGGTATTGGCTCCGGCATCGGTTCGGGCATCTCTGGAGGCATCATCTCGTCCGGATCACTCGGCGGTGGATACGGTGGCTCCTATGGATACGGTGGTGGATACGGTGGTGGATACGGAGGTGGTTACGGAGGTGGTTACGGAGGTGGCTATGGGTCTGGAGCCATCATCTCCTCCGGCATCATCAGTGGAAGCCTCTACTCTGGGAGCCTCTCGGGCAGCTACGGTGGTGGATACGGTGGTGGATACGGTGGTGGCTACAGAGGCCACTCGAAGATCTGGTAAAATCTTCACCACCCACCTCGCACCGTGCCATTGATCGACAGTTCTGCACCGCCTCCATCTGCGCTATTGCCTCATACACGGAGTTGTCACATCGTCGCCGCATTTTCGTAGATGGCCACAACTAGTCCCACTCCAGAAGCGAAGACAGCACCTTCCAAACAGATCTGCAGCTGTGGTTCGGCGGAATGGGCTTCAGATCTCAGTTGACAGATGGAAGCAGCTTTCCCCCCCACACAGTATGGCCGCTTGTCTTACCAGCTTCATTTTCACTCTTGTGGCAAGAAAATATTGGGttcattttccttctcttcctataaTTGAACATCTCATGCATTTCTTCAAAGTCATACATCTGCACTTCATCTGCACTTCATACTGCCTGCACATTTCTCTTCATGGATATTTTGTACTGTACTGTTTTTGTACCTCTTCTGCGTGTGATAtactttgtaattatttttaataccTGAAATACaggatttttaagaaaatataccTAGTGACTTAATTTGGAACAccataccctatcctgtgcaacgtTTTATGATATGCCTTTGACAATTTGTTGATCTAGGTTGGAGGAAAACATAAAACGGCGGCTGTTCAACAAAACtgttgttctaaaattctatatgtttttaattttaatttgtagtttttattttcgtgatatCATGAGTGCAATATCACACAACTAATAATTTTTCGTCGTCTTGTAGAGTCGTGTAGACATCTTTAGCGGATGTTgtcaaaagaaattacaaaaaatgcaTATTGTAGCTTTAGccccaaaaataatgaaataatttatttaacgattCTGCCGCAAAATGGTCCCAGAAGGGTATTAGCATTACACTATTCATTTAGTAGTCAGAAAGCTGGGAAATAGGGAtacaaaaaaatagaagaaaaaatatGACTCGTATCCACAAACAATTATTTAAAACTTTCTTCCATTGACGTCACCAAGTTGGGCAAGAgggttacaaaaaaaaggaaaaaatttatattaCTCGTATCCACACATAATGCTTTAAAAACTTCTTCCATTGTTCTCGACGTATTTCTTAAACAAATGAGTTTCTTATGtttgaatatattgaaagcctGTTTTCCTTATCTTTACTACGATGAGTATTTTTAACAAAAAACAAGGTAATTTCGTtcttctgttatattttctaatttgTGAAAAACATTACTGCGGCACGTCTTCAATAATTTACAGATCTGCAATGGCAAATATCTTACAAATTGGACAATAATCTAAGGTTAATGGTTTTTCATACATAAACTGAAAGCTTATATGTTTCGCTTAGGATGTCATTTTATTATGACACAGAAAAGTGTATCCTGTATCAAACACAGCAACTTTCAGTTTATATATGAAAAGGATTAAACTTACATTACTGTACAGTTTGTAAGATATACTACTTGatatatacacactactggccattaaaattgctacaccaagaagaaatgcagatgataaacgggtattcattggacaaatattttacactagaactgacatgtgattacattttcacgcaatttcggtgcatagatcctgagaaatcagtacccacaacaaccacctctggccgtaatagcagccttgatacgcctgggcattgagtcaaacagagcttgcttagcgtgtacatgtacagctgcccatgcagttcatcaagagtagtgactggcgtattgtgacgagccagttgctctgccagaattgaccagatgttttcaattggtgagagatctgcagaatgtgctggccagggcgcagtcgatcattttctgtatcgagaaagacccgtacaggacctgcgacatgtagttgtgcattatcctgatgaaatgtagggtttcgcagggatcgaatgaagggtagagccacggggcgtaacacatctgaaatgtaacgtccactgttcaaagtgccgtcaatgcgaacaagaggtgaccgaggcgtgtaaccaatggcaccccataccatcacgccgggtgatacgccagtatggcgatgacgaatacacgcttccaatgtgcgttcaccgcgatgtcgccaaacacggatgcgaccatcatgatgctgtaaacagaacctggattcatccgaataaattacGTTTTTCCATTGGGGCACccaaattcgtcgttgagtacaccatcgcaggcgctcctgcctgtgatgcagcgtctccgagctgatagtccatgctgctgcaaacgtcgtcgaactgttcgtgcagatggtcgttgtcttgcaaacgtccccatctgttgactcagggatcgagacgtggctgcacgatccgttgcagccatggggataagatgcctgtcatctcgactgctagtgatacgaggccgttgggatccagcacggcgttccgtattaccctcctgaacccaccgattccatattctgctaacagtcattggatctcgaccaacgcgagcagcaacgtcatgatacgataaacagcaatcgagatgtctacaatccgacatttatcaaagtcggaaacgtgatggtaggcatttctcctccttacacgaggcataacaacaacgtttaaccaggcaacgccggtcaactgctgtttgtgtatgagaaatcggttggaaactttcctcatgtcagcacgttgtaggtgtcgccaccggcgcctaccttgtgtgaatgctctgaaaagctaatcattcgcgtatcacaacatcttcttcctgtcggttaaatttcgcctctgtagcacgtcatcttcgtggtgtaacaattttaatggccagtagtgtatttggcaaTAAAGTCCCGTAATTATTTTATTATGGCATGTTCACTGACAGACTTATTTTACACCTCTTTTATTTCCTTTGGTGTGATTTCACTTCACCAAGACGGGGAAGAGCCTGCAGCTAGGACTGGTTTCTTTTAAGATGCACAGTTTTTGTAAATTTGAACGTAGCAACAAGAAACGTTAGAAGGTGAAGAACAAAGAGTTGGAATTATATAAACAGGTGACCTTCGTCTGCTGATAATGATTCGGACAGTGGTCCTCGTGCTGCTGATGTGAAGGGTTGTGAAACTGCTGGCTCTGCAGCTTGGTTGGAAAATAGCATCTGGAGGCATCTGGACAAACTCCAGGTAGACGGAAGGGAGTTACGGTACCATGCTATGATTAAGAACGTTGAAACAGAATGCCGACTGAGCAGCTGATATGCGTGGTTGGCGATTAGAATTTGTCTGGCTGTAACCCGAGATTTGGGGTACGGGAGAGAGGAGCTACAAGTTCCGATTTTTAGTTAAGCTCAAAATTCGTTAAGACTACTTGATTTTAGTATTCATGCGATGCAATCAAATTAACTTATGTATGTAACTTCGATATTAACGAAGTTTTTGTTGTCATTTGTTGTCAGTTTTTTTAGTAATAATGTTTTAACGTCTAAAGTCGTAAAATAATAACTTACCCCTACTTGGGGCAAGTTGTTAACAAGCCAGGATAAGTTGTTACCATAGTTGTTAAAACcgttatttatgaaataaaaaacaataaatgattaAACCATATCTGATTATTTAAGTAATAAACAACAATGTCGCACGAATCACCAGGTAAACATTTGTATGTTTTATAACAAGTAACTATAATTTGTACTCAAACAGCTATTAACCCTTTAGTAATTAACATATTCTCAAATTACTTGTAACTACTCAACCTTGATATTTGAGTCTTCAATCATATCAGCCTTGTCTTAGGCTGAAATTGTCTATCGCTGTCACAGGCAGAAAACGTATATACTTATAATTCATTAATCATCACAAGATATATCAACCACAATCACAGTTCGGGCATACGTAGGTTAATAAGGCTTGATTCTGCCTACATCTGGAATGGGCCCAGTTCTTACATGCTTGACACTGAATCCATTCTTCCCGAGAAAGTGAACTAGAGTAACAACACACAAGATGATAATACTCTAAACTGCCCTCTCCACTCTCAGACCTTTCACTACTCGTTTGTAAAACCTTTCGTTTAACACACTTCACTTCCGAGCATTTAATTTCAGTGCACATTGGTACGCTAACTTTTtgactccttctggcagaagaCCAAAGAAAGTTGAAGCACTTTACAACAGATATTCTGCTAACTTATCTTCCTGTTCCTCAGTAAAgaccaattttcaaatttttctaacCAATCGCGATATTTCCTACACCAGATCTTAGCTTTTGGAAGATCTGTATAACATCATGTAACAAATATCTAATTCTTTGGCAACAGTTTTCATTTTCCTGCCATCGTTGAGAACGGCGTCTGCTGCTTTTTGCATCAACTCCTGTGACACAGAACCTCGTGTTGTTTTTAGGGTATACGTCCTCatactacaaatgaaaaaaataacgaTACTTATATTCCATTATTGGTACAAATGAACTGGGGAAAGTTGTTCCGAGGTCGCAACGTCTCCCGAAAAACGGAACATCTAGCCCTCATCACACGTGTTGAAATAAAAGCAAGGTATTGGTTACGTTACGAAACATAGGTAATTTACGCATTGTGTAGCAAAACAGGAGATAAATCCTTACCATAAAGCACTGAAACATTAGAGGCTGCTCGTTAAAATTCGTGAGGTAGGTCAAAAATACCAAATACGAAAGTATTTACTTCCGTGAACCAGTGACGCACGTGCTGTCGTTCTGATGTTCCGGGGACCACTAGCCTGTTTACAATGGCTGCCGTCGATGCgctgtggtgtttcattccacgACGTGTTTACTTCATATTCATACCTCTTTCCATCGCGGAGTTATTTCAgtcggaaaaatttaaaaaatggctctgaccactatgggactgaacttctgaggtcatcagtcccctagaacttagaactacttaaacctaactaacctaaggacatcacacacacccatgcccgaggcaggattaggttccagaccgtagcgcgtagaaccactcgaccaccgcggccggcggaaaaccTTACCTCGGTACTTTTTGCCCCACTCTCACGTAATCGAACATGACGTGCTTATGTTTGTACTGGTAGACTGAGTCCATTATGATCAGGATGTGATTCACATGTACCAAATaagggtatctacactcctggaaattgaaataagaacaccgtgaattcattgtcccaggaaggggaaactttattgacacattcctggggtcagatacatcacatgatcacactgacagaaccacaggcacatagacacaggcaacagagcatgcacaatgtcggcactagtacagtgtatatccacctttcgcagcaatgcaggctgctattctcccatggagacgatcgtagagatgctggatgtagtcctgtggaacggcttgccatgccatttccacctcgcgcctcagttcgaccagcgttcgtgatggacgtgcagaccgcgtgagacgacgcttcatccagtcccaaacatgctcaatggggga
This genomic window contains:
- the LOC126106676 gene encoding uncharacterized protein LOC126106676 isoform X2, which produces MRITALVCLAAVLLASATAEDAAGKGAEATKKDKRGILYGGYGLGGGLGGASLGSYGGSLGGSYGGSYGGGYGGGYGGGYGGGYGGGYGGGYGGGYGYGGGYGYGGGIGLGSGGIGLGSGLGGGLGGGVGAVAIAPTRTVVQTVTVPEPQPVPVPVERPVPVPQPVPVPVSRPVPVPAPYPVRVPHPVPVPVPRPVPVPVSRPVPVPVSRPVPVPVPQPYPVRVPHPVPVAVPQPYPVTVPEPRPVAVPVPVSSGISSVGIGGGIGAGGIGGGAALISSGIGSGIGSGISGGIISSGSLGGGYGGSYGYGGGYGGGYGGGYGGGYGGGYGSGAIISSGIISGSLYSGSLSGSYGGGYGGGYGGGYRGHSKIW
- the LOC126106676 gene encoding uncharacterized protein LOC126106676 isoform X1, which gives rise to MRITALVCLAAVLLASATAEDAAGKGAEATKKDKRGILYGGYGLGGGLGGASLGSYGGSLGGSYGGSYGGGYGGGYGGGYGGGYGGGYGGGYGGGYGYGGGYGYGGGIGLGSGGIGLGSGLGGGLGGGLGGGLGGGLGGGLGGGFGGGAGIGLGGGVGAVAIAPTRTVVQTVTVPEPQPVPVPVERPVPVPQPVPVPVSRPVPVPAPYPVRVPHPVPVPVPRPVPVPVSRPVPVPVSRPVPVPVPQPYPVRVPHPVPVAVPQPYPVTVPEPRPVAVPVPVSSGISSVGIGGGIGAGGIGGGAALISSGIGSGIGSGISGGIISSGSLGGGYGGSYGYGGGYGGGYGGGYGGGYGGGYGSGAIISSGIISGSLYSGSLSGSYGGGYGGGYGGGYRGHSKIW